The following are encoded together in the Pleurocapsa sp. FMAR1 genome:
- a CDS encoding zinc ribbon domain-containing protein gives MRGWGEALRQFQYKCKWHDRVLGAIDRWFPSSKRCNPCGHILDKLPLDVREWVYPSCKNLNLRDKNAAIMCDSFSRNLIIGE, from the coding sequence GTGCGTGGATGGGGCGAAGCATTACGTCAATTCCAGTACAAATGTAAATGGCATGACCGCGTACTTGGAGCAATAGATAGATGGTTTCCATCTTCTAAACGCTGCAATCCTTGCGGTCATATTTTAGATAAGCTACCTTTAGATGTTAGAGAGTGGGTATATCCTAGCTGTAAAAACCTCAACTTGAGGGATAAAAACGCAGCAATAATGTGCGATTCGTTCAGTCGAAACCTAATAATAGGGGAATGA
- a CDS encoding reverse transcriptase N-terminal domain-containing protein → MYRASLTEDYKLVHKLQKLMVKSWYGKLLAVRKVAQENKGKKTAGVDGIKSISPSKRLALVDQLAIDGIANPTRRVWIPKPGKKEMRPLGIPTMLDRSKQSLLKLAIEPEWEAKFLKANELASDQVGRVTMQSKLLKIVSRPNLNLFLMQI, encoded by the coding sequence ATCTACAGAGCATCATTAACCGAGGACTATAAGTTAGTTCACAAGCTTCAAAAGTTAATGGTTAAATCCTGGTATGGAAAACTACTAGCTGTAAGGAAAGTAGCTCAGGAAAATAAAGGTAAGAAAACTGCTGGAGTAGATGGGATTAAGTCTATTTCTCCTAGTAAGAGGCTTGCACTTGTTGACCAGCTTGCTATAGACGGTATTGCAAATCCAACTAGAAGGGTTTGGATTCCTAAACCTGGAAAGAAAGAAATGCGACCGCTAGGCATACCAACCATGCTAGATAGATCCAAACAGTCCCTTCTCAAGCTGGCAATCGAGCCAGAATGGGAAGCAAAGTTTTTGAAGGCAAATGAGTTGGCTTCAGACCAGGTAGGTCGTGTCACGATGCAATCAAAGCTATTAAAGATAGTATCAAGACCAAATCTAAATTTGTTCTTGATGCAGATATAG
- a CDS encoding 5-formyltetrahydrofolate cyclo-ligase, with protein sequence MSQLDKSALRRTIIQQRKSLSTNEWQTKSNLLCDRLKTFPLFQQAKTVFAYFSFRHEADLTILFSEHKNWAFPRCVEKTLVWHSWQPGETLNVGKYGIKEPLATAKTIIPLSTDLILVPTVACDQRGYRLGYGGGFYDRLLSLPQWATIPTIGIVFDFAYVDRLPVDKWDIKLNFICTETCLESFEYCS encoded by the coding sequence ATGTCTCAACTAGATAAATCAGCATTAAGACGGACAATAATACAGCAAAGAAAATCTCTTTCTACTAATGAATGGCAGACAAAAAGTAATCTTCTTTGCGATCGCTTGAAAACTTTTCCGCTATTTCAACAAGCAAAAACTGTTTTTGCCTACTTTAGTTTTCGTCACGAAGCTGATTTGACAATCCTATTTTCTGAACATAAGAACTGGGCATTTCCTCGCTGTGTTGAAAAAACTTTGGTTTGGCATTCATGGCAGCCAGGAGAAACTCTAAATGTGGGTAAATATGGTATCAAAGAACCTTTAGCGACAGCAAAAACAATTATTCCTTTATCTACCGACTTGATTCTAGTTCCTACCGTAGCTTGCGATCAACGAGGGTATCGTTTAGGTTACGGTGGAGGTTTTTACGATCGTTTATTAAGTCTCCCCCAGTGGGCAACTATTCCCACTATTGGTATAGTATTTGATTTTGCCTATGTTGACCGATTGCCAGTAGATAAATGGGACATCAAATTGAACTTTATTTGTACTGAAACTTGTTTAGAATCTTTTGAATACTGCTCATAA
- a CDS encoding MDR family MFS transporter — translation MSQTTQVKQRQQEDTVSFKTWIGVIGAMLGAFMAVLDIQITNSSLQDIQGALAATLDEGSWISTAYLIAEIVVVPISGWLSQVFSVRRYLLVNVTLFICFSFACAQATSLGIMIGLRACQGFTGGVLIPMALTIVLTFLPKSKQSIGMAMFAVTATFAPSIGPAIGGWLTDNLGWEYIFYLNIIPGIIMFAAIAYAIPPKPMQLHQLKRGDWWGILSMAIGLGSLTVFLEEGNRKDWFGSELVTRCAIFAVIFIAIFLWIELTRRQPFINLRLLLRRNFGIGSIAGMGLGLGLYGSVYILPLYLAQIQDYTALQIGEVIMWSGLPQLVLIPFVPKLMQRFDVRLIAAVGFSIFAVSCFMNSNMSSQTDITQLKWSQLVRALGQPLMIVPLTTIATGNIEPEQAGSASGLFNVMRNLGGSFGIATLSTILSRREQFHSNRIGNAVSLYAPQTQQRLNELTQNFISKGSDAVTANQQAIAAIDNIVRQQANVMAYNDCFYLMGFAILICGLALVFCKKVKAGGNAAAH, via the coding sequence ATGTCTCAAACAACTCAAGTCAAACAACGGCAACAAGAAGATACAGTCAGCTTCAAAACTTGGATCGGTGTCATCGGTGCCATGTTAGGCGCATTTATGGCGGTGCTAGACATTCAAATTACCAACTCGTCGTTACAAGACATTCAGGGAGCTTTAGCAGCAACTTTAGACGAAGGTTCTTGGATTTCTACGGCTTACCTGATCGCCGAAATTGTGGTAGTTCCAATTTCAGGCTGGCTGTCGCAAGTATTTTCAGTACGTCGCTATCTTTTAGTTAACGTTACTTTGTTTATCTGCTTTTCCTTTGCTTGCGCCCAGGCAACTAGCCTGGGGATAATGATTGGTCTTCGTGCCTGTCAAGGGTTTACGGGGGGCGTTTTAATTCCTATGGCACTGACTATTGTTTTGACTTTTTTACCCAAATCAAAACAATCTATTGGCATGGCAATGTTTGCTGTAACTGCCACTTTTGCGCCTTCGATTGGACCAGCTATTGGCGGCTGGCTGACGGATAATTTGGGCTGGGAATATATCTTCTATCTCAATATAATTCCTGGGATAATTATGTTTGCAGCGATCGCCTATGCCATTCCTCCTAAACCAATGCAGCTTCATCAACTTAAGAGGGGCGATTGGTGGGGCATCCTCAGCATGGCAATCGGTTTGGGTTCTTTAACCGTATTTTTAGAAGAAGGTAATCGCAAAGATTGGTTTGGTTCGGAGTTGGTTACCCGTTGCGCTATCTTTGCCGTAATTTTTATCGCTATTTTCTTGTGGATTGAGCTTACTCGTCGTCAACCTTTTATCAATCTACGTCTGCTGCTACGACGTAACTTTGGGATCGGTAGTATTGCGGGAATGGGTTTGGGACTAGGTTTATACGGCTCAGTTTATATTTTGCCTTTATATTTAGCTCAGATTCAAGACTATACGGCATTGCAAATTGGGGAAGTAATTATGTGGTCGGGTTTGCCCCAGCTAGTATTAATTCCATTTGTGCCGAAATTAATGCAGCGTTTTGATGTTAGGTTGATCGCTGCCGTCGGATTTAGTATTTTTGCCGTAAGCTGTTTCATGAACTCCAACATGAGCAGCCAGACGGATATTACCCAGCTAAAGTGGTCGCAGCTAGTCAGGGCATTGGGTCAACCGTTGATGATCGTACCTCTAACCACAATTGCTACGGGCAATATTGAACCAGAACAGGCTGGTTCGGCTTCTGGCTTGTTTAACGTAATGCGTAACTTAGGTGGCTCATTTGGCATTGCTACCTTGTCTACTATACTCTCACGACGAGAGCAGTTTCATTCTAATCGCATCGGCAATGCTGTTTCTTTGTATGCTCCCCAAACTCAACAACGACTCAATGAGTTAACCCAAAACTTTATCAGTAAAGGTAGCGATGCAGTAACGGCAAACCAGCAGGCGATCGCCGCGATCGATAATATTGTCCGCCAACAGGCTAATGTAATGGCTTACAACGATTGTTTTTATCTAATGGGGTTTGCCATTCTGATTTGCGGTTTGGCTTTGGTTTTTTGTAAGAAAGTTAAGGCTGGTGGTAATGCTGCTGCACATTAA
- a CDS encoding transposase family protein, producing the protein MSTEDQLLITLEYWSEYRTYFQIASVMGSS; encoded by the coding sequence TTGAGTACGGAAGACCAATTACTAATTACTTTAGAATATTGGTCAGAGTACCGTACTTATTTTCAGATCGCAAGCGTCATGGGGAGTTCATGA
- a CDS encoding response regulator transcription factor: protein MRWILSLDGEEAWEYIELFSYDLVVLDVMLPKIDGISLCKKLRDRDYSMPVLMLTTRNRSTDTVKGFNAGADDYLVKPFNFNELTVRIH, encoded by the coding sequence ATGCGTTGGATATTGTCTTTAGATGGTGAAGAAGCATGGGAATATATCGAGCTTTTTAGCTACGATTTGGTGGTTTTAGATGTAATGCTGCCAAAAATTGATGGCATCAGCCTGTGTAAAAAACTTCGCGATCGCGATTACAGTATGCCCGTTCTCATGTTAACTACTCGCAATCGCAGCACGGATACTGTCAAAGGTTTCAATGCTGGGGCTGATGATTATCTAGTCAAACCATTCAATTTTAACGAGCTTACGGTGCGAATCCATTAG
- a CDS encoding group II intron reverse transcriptase, which yields MTLVNGQKEKDTTKHKLELHKAGRYSPLLANIALHGLENKLKGLVVTLPNRYPNGENMRKKDKAFSLSVIRYADDFVILHKNIETVLKCKEVIEEWLQNFDLELKPSKTRIAHTRDEYNGEKPGFDFLGFHIQHHKLGKHHSGKDTKGNRLGFKTIIEPQKEKIQLHYRKLDECMNKMSSFKQSELIGKLIPIIRGWCNYQSPWNSSNAFRKLTNLMWNRLWRWGKRLHPNKGRKWIARKYWDLKDKGWRFTFKSKDFSYALPKHSDFSCGKMWVKVQNTRSPFDGDETYWSKRMGDKYLTSDPQKSRLIKKQKGKCGHCGLNFHPEDLTEKHHIQEKSKGGNNSDKNLVLIHLHCHDKVHGKR from the coding sequence TTGACTTTAGTAAATGGTCAGAAAGAAAAGGATACAACCAAACACAAGCTGGAACTCCACAAGGCGGGGCGATATTCGCCATTATTGGCGAATATCGCCCTACACGGGCTGGAAAACAAGCTAAAAGGACTAGTAGTAACTCTACCCAATAGATATCCAAATGGGGAAAATATGCGTAAGAAAGACAAAGCATTCTCTTTGTCCGTAATACGTTATGCTGACGATTTCGTCATCTTACATAAAAATATCGAAACAGTTCTTAAGTGTAAGGAAGTAATAGAAGAGTGGCTTCAAAATTTTGACCTAGAATTAAAGCCAAGTAAAACCAGAATTGCCCATACTCGTGATGAATATAATGGTGAAAAACCTGGATTTGATTTTCTTGGATTTCACATTCAACACCATAAATTAGGTAAACATCATTCAGGAAAGGACACCAAAGGTAATAGACTTGGATTTAAGACTATCATTGAACCTCAGAAAGAAAAAATCCAACTACATTACAGAAAACTGGATGAATGTATGAACAAAATGAGTTCATTCAAACAATCGGAACTTATTGGTAAACTCATCCCTATTATTAGAGGATGGTGTAATTATCAAAGTCCTTGGAACTCATCTAACGCATTTAGAAAGTTAACTAACTTAATGTGGAATAGATTATGGAGATGGGGTAAACGTCTTCATCCAAATAAAGGTAGAAAATGGATTGCCAGGAAATACTGGGATCTAAAAGATAAAGGATGGAGATTTACATTCAAATCAAAAGACTTTTCTTACGCCCTACCAAAACACTCTGACTTCAGTTGTGGAAAGATGTGGGTCAAAGTACAAAATACTAGAAGCCCCTTTGATGGCGATGAAACTTATTGGAGTAAAAGGATGGGAGATAAATATCTAACATCCGACCCACAAAAATCCAGGCTAATTAAAAAGCAGAAGGGTAAATGTGGTCATTGTGGATTAAACTTCCACCCAGAAGATTTGACTGAAAAACACCATATTCAAGAAAAATCAAAAGGTGGCAACAATTCAGATAAGAACCTAGTTCTAATACATCTACATTGTCATGATAAAGTTCACGGTAAAAGATGA
- a CDS encoding winged helix-turn-helix domain-containing protein, whose translation MIDDEKSLNLTAKDYALLELFLRNHNRVFSLKGIMENLWTFEEPPTEEAVRTHIKTLRQKLKGAGAAKDLMETVYGIGY comes from the coding sequence GTGATTGATGATGAGAAATCTCTCAATTTAACGGCAAAAGATTATGCTTTGCTAGAGCTATTTCTACGCAACCATAACCGCGTTTTTAGTCTTAAGGGAATTATGGAAAACCTCTGGACTTTTGAAGAACCGCCGACTGAGGAAGCAGTTAGAACGCATATTAAAACACTGCGTCAAAAGTTAAAAGGGGCTGGTGCAGCTAAAGATTTAATGGAAACGGTTTACGGGATAGGTTATTGA
- a CDS encoding HNH endonuclease produces the protein MPSRKALLLKRQKGVCSWCCLRFREGDLLETDHNIPRALGGKDEYKNLQLLYGHCHDEKTALDMEFIRNQRFIKYMDYINQTLAKSNWLWNENDFLIVSDNKE, from the coding sequence ATGCCTTCTCGAAAAGCATTACTGCTCAAGAGACAAAAAGGTGTGTGTTCCTGGTGTTGCTTACGCTTTCGTGAAGGAGATTTGTTAGAAACTGACCACAATATTCCTCGCGCCCTCGGTGGTAAAGACGAATATAAGAATCTACAACTCCTATATGGGCATTGCCATGACGAAAAAACTGCCCTTGACATGGAATTTATTAGAAATCAAAGATTCATAAAATACATGGATTACATCAACCAAACACTAGCTAAATCTAACTGGCTTTGGAATGAAAATGATTTTCTAATAGTTTCAGACAACAAAGAGTAG
- a CDS encoding slr1957 family protein, giving the protein MKHFHDEWVQEWCDRHGWTDLFQERYNHYWAFPPNGVMPEPIPQKVMRVIKSEKGLSSSEYKWLVSAAVVSVLALFASYLFGSPMPLMFAFGFDAITFARMECDI; this is encoded by the coding sequence ATGAAACACTTTCATGACGAATGGGTTCAAGAATGGTGCGATCGCCATGGTTGGACAGATCTATTTCAAGAACGCTACAATCACTACTGGGCATTTCCTCCTAATGGCGTTATGCCAGAACCTATTCCCCAAAAGGTAATGAGAGTGATAAAAAGTGAAAAAGGTTTGAGTAGTAGCGAATATAAATGGTTAGTTTCTGCTGCTGTTGTCAGCGTGCTAGCATTGTTTGCTAGCTATCTTTTTGGCTCGCCGATGCCTTTGATGTTTGCCTTTGGGTTTGATGCTATTACGTTTGCTCGCATGGAGTGCGACATTTAA
- a CDS encoding RNA-guided endonuclease InsQ/TnpB family protein, whose protein sequence is MSRFVYNWALALRTNSYYQDNVSLSYTDTSNALTKLKKDPEKPWLKQVSAVPSQQGLRHLNTAFINFFAGRNKYPRFKKKNSRQSCHYAPNAFKWEKDALTLAKMPQQLKIKWSRYFTGEPKSVTISKDSSNRYFVSFLVEEELEQWQTTVGKIGVDLGVKDVMVTSTGFASGNPKCHQKYQTRLKTLQRRLAKKKKGSNNRYKARLKVAKLHAKIADCRKDCLGARKPSYLY, encoded by the coding sequence CTGTCCAGATTCGTATACAACTGGGCATTAGCTTTAAGAACCAATAGTTACTACCAAGATAACGTATCTCTTAGCTATACAGATACTTCTAATGCTCTAACTAAATTAAAGAAAGATCCAGAAAAACCTTGGTTAAAACAAGTTTCAGCAGTCCCATCACAGCAAGGACTAAGGCATCTAAATACTGCATTCATCAACTTTTTCGCTGGTAGAAACAAGTATCCTAGATTTAAAAAGAAGAACAGTCGGCAGTCATGTCATTACGCACCAAATGCTTTTAAATGGGAAAAAGACGCATTAACTTTAGCTAAAATGCCTCAACAGTTGAAAATCAAATGGAGCAGATATTTTACTGGTGAGCCTAAATCTGTAACTATTTCTAAAGATTCAAGTAATAGATATTTTGTCTCTTTCTTAGTTGAAGAAGAATTAGAACAGTGGCAAACAACAGTAGGTAAAATCGGTGTTGACTTGGGCGTAAAAGATGTGATGGTGACTAGCACGGGCTTTGCTTCTGGCAATCCTAAATGCCACCAAAAATATCAGACTAGATTAAAGACGTTACAGCGCAGACTAGCAAAGAAAAAGAAAGGTTCAAATAACAGGTATAAAGCAAGGCTAAAAGTAGCGAAACTACACGCTAAAATAGCCGATTGCCGTAAAGACTGTCTTGGTGCGCGAAAACCAAGCTATCTATACTGA
- a CDS encoding Hpt domain-containing protein, with amino-acid sequence MVLEKTEIASRKNDLDRESKQSANLTAHKLAGSLGSLGFADGSKLASELEAFLDAETFPQPEQIEPFNELVCNLRDKFDRYDFSSNSVLDSSPLLLIMDNDREASRRHRYNCITSTRNNSTRPTCDCFAQNISD; translated from the coding sequence GTGGTTTTAGAAAAGACGGAGATCGCGTCCCGTAAAAATGATCTTGATCGAGAATCAAAACAGTCAGCAAACTTAACAGCCCATAAATTAGCAGGTTCTTTAGGTAGTTTGGGTTTTGCCGATGGCTCAAAGCTAGCAAGTGAACTAGAAGCTTTTCTCGATGCTGAGACTTTTCCCCAGCCAGAACAAATCGAGCCTTTCAATGAATTGGTTTGCAACTTGAGAGATAAATTCGACCGTTACGATTTTAGTTCTAATTCGGTTTTAGATAGTTCTCCCTTGTTATTAATTATGGATAACGATCGCGAAGCTAGCCGAAGGCATCGCTACAACTGCATCACAAGCACAAGAAATAATTCAACGCGACCAACCTGCGATTGTTTTGCTCAAAATATTTCAGATTAG
- a CDS encoding sulfurtransferase codes for MKKTEYLVDSQWLIQQLDNPFLVIVDCRFQLGDPNWGEESYHHGHIKGAYYLNSDRDLASEVQRHGGRHPLPDIDTLAQKLARMGIIKNETLVVAYDDSRFAFAARLWWLLRYLGHDSVVLLDGGWNDWLKHNYPVSNAIPKNRPTSFSPQPNLDWLVDINTVKSVQNKDGVIVVDSRDRDRYLGLIEPIDPIAGSIEGAVNSPWKQVSDESGYLKSKQAQQQLWSDLKDAEDIIVYCGSGVTACVNLFSLSLAGLKNTKLYPGGWSDWCSYLESEK; via the coding sequence ATGAAGAAAACAGAATATCTAGTCGATAGCCAATGGCTGATACAGCAATTAGATAACCCTTTTTTAGTTATAGTAGATTGTCGTTTTCAGCTAGGCGATCCCAATTGGGGAGAAGAGTCATATCATCACGGTCATATTAAGGGTGCATATTATCTAAATTCAGATCGCGATTTAGCTAGTGAAGTACAACGCCACGGAGGAAGACACCCTTTACCAGATATAGATACACTGGCTCAAAAGTTGGCACGTATGGGAATTATCAAAAATGAAACCCTAGTTGTCGCCTATGATGATTCTCGTTTTGCATTTGCAGCGCGCTTATGGTGGTTATTACGTTATTTAGGACATGATTCTGTAGTTCTATTGGACGGTGGTTGGAATGACTGGCTAAAACATAATTATCCTGTAAGTAATGCTATTCCCAAAAATAGACCCACAAGTTTCTCCCCTCAACCTAATCTAGATTGGTTAGTAGACATAAATACAGTTAAATCTGTCCAAAATAAAGATGGGGTAATTGTAGTAGACTCACGCGATCGCGATCGCTATCTTGGATTAATTGAACCGATAGATCCGATTGCAGGAAGTATTGAAGGTGCGGTTAATTCTCCTTGGAAACAGGTAAGCGATGAATCGGGATATCTCAAGTCCAAACAAGCACAGCAACAGTTATGGAGCGATTTGAAGGACGCTGAAGATATAATTGTCTATTGCGGATCTGGGGTAACTGCCTGTGTTAACCTATTTTCTCTCAGTTTGGCAGGGTTGAAGAATACTAAATTGTATCCTGGTGGCTGGAGTGATTGGTGTTCTTATCTCGAATCTGAAAAATAA
- a CDS encoding ABC-F family ATP-binding cassette domain-containing protein has protein sequence MLRLEHISKIYPTGEVLKDVTWEVKPGERVGLVGVNGAGKSTQLKIISGEVEATSGEVVRPTSLKIAYLTQEFEVEPTRTVYEEFWTVFTQANATQQKMNQIHQEMEKATPEELDKLIDQLDKLQRQFEALDGYTLDAQIEKILPEMGFTSEDGDRLVSSYSGGWQMRMSLGKILLQEPDLLLLDEPTNHLDLETIEWLENYLRGINTPMVIVSHDREFLDRLCTKIVETERGISTTYLGNYSAYLQQKAETQIAQGATYERQQKEMAKQQEFIEKFRASATRSTQAKSREKQLDKVELVEAPVAGLRTLKFRFPPSPRSGKEVIAIKDLVHAYNNAILFLGAELTIERGDRIAILGANGAGKSTLLRMIMGMEEFDEGEVEIGKHNVIPGYFEQNQAEALDMDKTVMNTIHDEVPDWKNEQVRTLLGQFLFSGETAFKKVAALSGGEKARLALAKMLLTPANLLILDEPTNHLDIPAKEMLEEALQHYDGTVVIVSHDRYFISQAATKIVEIRDGELIVYRGDYHYYIDKIAEEKEKARQKAEVEQKAAKKAEKQAKQATKKKQKKAKA, from the coding sequence ATGTTGCGACTCGAACACATCAGCAAAATTTACCCAACGGGCGAGGTTTTAAAAGATGTCACTTGGGAAGTTAAACCTGGAGAAAGAGTTGGTTTAGTTGGAGTCAATGGTGCAGGAAAATCCACTCAGCTAAAAATTATCAGTGGAGAAGTTGAAGCCACATCAGGAGAAGTAGTTCGCCCAACTAGTCTCAAGATTGCCTATTTGACTCAAGAGTTTGAGGTTGAGCCGACAAGAACAGTTTACGAAGAGTTTTGGACAGTGTTTACCCAAGCTAATGCTACGCAACAAAAGATGAACCAAATTCATCAGGAAATGGAAAAAGCCACTCCTGAAGAGTTGGATAAGCTAATCGATCAGCTAGACAAGCTACAGCGACAATTTGAGGCTTTAGACGGCTATACTTTAGATGCTCAAATCGAGAAGATTTTGCCCGAAATGGGCTTTACCTCCGAAGATGGCGATCGCCTGGTAAGCTCTTATAGTGGAGGCTGGCAGATGCGTATGAGTTTGGGTAAAATACTCCTGCAAGAGCCAGATTTGCTGCTGTTGGATGAGCCAACCAACCACTTAGATTTAGAAACAATTGAGTGGCTAGAAAACTACCTGCGCGGGATTAATACACCAATGGTAATTGTATCCCATGACCGCGAATTTTTAGACCGTCTTTGCACAAAAATTGTGGAGACAGAACGAGGAATTTCTACTACTTACTTGGGTAATTATTCTGCTTATCTTCAGCAAAAAGCAGAGACGCAGATAGCTCAAGGAGCAACTTACGAGCGACAGCAAAAAGAAATGGCTAAGCAGCAGGAATTTATCGAAAAGTTCCGAGCTAGTGCTACCCGTAGTACCCAAGCCAAGAGTAGAGAAAAGCAGTTAGACAAAGTAGAACTAGTTGAAGCACCTGTTGCTGGCTTGAGAACACTAAAATTCCGTTTTCCTCCTTCTCCTAGAAGCGGTAAGGAAGTGATCGCCATTAAAGATCTGGTTCATGCTTACAATAACGCTATTTTGTTTTTAGGAGCAGAATTAACCATCGAAAGAGGCGATCGCATTGCCATTTTAGGTGCAAATGGTGCAGGAAAATCAACTCTATTACGCATGATCATGGGTATGGAAGAGTTTGACGAAGGAGAAGTAGAAATTGGTAAGCATAACGTCATTCCTGGCTATTTTGAGCAGAACCAAGCAGAAGCTTTAGACATGGATAAAACTGTGATGAATACGATCCATGATGAAGTTCCCGACTGGAAAAATGAACAGGTGCGGACTTTATTAGGACAGTTTTTGTTTAGTGGGGAAACGGCATTCAAAAAAGTCGCAGCTTTAAGCGGAGGCGAAAAGGCTCGTTTGGCTTTAGCAAAAATGCTCTTGACTCCTGCTAACTTACTAATTTTAGATGAGCCGACTAATCATTTAGATATTCCTGCTAAAGAAATGCTTGAAGAAGCATTACAGCACTATGACGGTACGGTAGTTATTGTTTCTCATGATCGCTATTTTATTTCTCAGGCTGCTACCAAAATTGTCGAAATTCGTGATGGAGAATTAATAGTATACCGAGGCGATTATCACTACTATATAGACAAGATCGCCGAAGAGAAAGAAAAAGCCAGACAAAAAGCAGAAGTCGAACAAAAGGCTGCTAAAAAAGCAGAAAAGCAAGCCAAGCAGGCTACCAAGAAGAAACAGAAAAAAGCCAAAGCATAA
- a CDS encoding beta-carboxysome assembly chaperone CcmS — protein sequence MFDLGNNRPEIAEQKWRSQLDFFVNDNEQQLAALAWGLQQEWAGTKEVLGIDLKPEPHFVACSLESLEKLNQNTRGQLQEILGIVDNYDQETEVVIVVIGEGQVKLINFQPNTSPPDSFAATDGDIDQLIATLETALAKYIQ from the coding sequence ATGTTTGATTTAGGTAATAATCGACCAGAAATAGCCGAACAAAAATGGCGATCGCAATTAGATTTTTTTGTTAACGATAATGAACAACAGCTTGCTGCTTTAGCCTGGGGATTACAGCAAGAATGGGCAGGTACAAAAGAAGTTTTGGGTATTGATTTAAAACCTGAGCCTCATTTTGTTGCTTGTTCTCTAGAAAGTCTTGAGAAACTCAATCAAAATACTAGGGGACAACTACAAGAGATACTGGGAATTGTTGATAATTATGACCAAGAAACAGAGGTTGTGATAGTTGTCATTGGGGAAGGACAAGTAAAATTAATCAACTTTCAACCTAATACTTCTCCACCAGATTCTTTTGCTGCTACAGATGGAGATATTGACCAGTTAATAGCAACATTAGAAACAGCTTTAGCCAAATATATTCAATAG
- a CDS encoding PAS domain-containing protein — translation MDLDYEYINERFKTLITNIPGAIYRCANDADWTMEFLSDEITTISGYRGADFIQNQSQTIKSIIYPEDRDRVIREVTEAIAVRQPYTIEYRIIRSDGEISWINDRGQGIFDRDGKLLWLDGIIL, via the coding sequence ATGGATTTAGATTACGAATATATAAATGAACGGTTCAAAACTTTAATTACCAATATTCCAGGCGCAATATACCGTTGTGCTAACGATGCTGACTGGACGATGGAGTTCTTGAGTGATGAAATTACGACGATCTCAGGTTATCGAGGTGCCGACTTTATTCAAAATCAAAGTCAGACTATAAAAAGCATTATTTACCCAGAAGATCGCGATCGAGTTATTCGAGAAGTAACAGAGGCGATCGCCGTTCGTCAACCCTATACAATTGAGTATCGGATTATTCGCTCAGATGGGGAAATTAGCTGGATAAACGATCGAGGGCAAGGAATATTTGATCGAGATGGCAAACTTCTTTGGTTAGATGGAATTATCTTATAA